GATCGGGAATGCCGAACATCGTCAGCATCGCCCGGTTCATCGCGACATAGCGGTAATTGCGCAGGCCATCGCCGCGCAGGGGTAGCTTCTCGATAAAGCAGACCCCTTCATCGAGCCTGTCGAACAGGGCCCGATAGCGGTTGCGGACGGATGCGTTCTCTCCCATGCCCGAGTGATAGCCGAAACGGCGGGGCGGAGAAGCGAATTCAGGTGCCGGATGCGATCAGAAGATTGGGCCCCGGCGTAAAGGTGAGGGGCCAGCGACTGCCGGCGCTGACCCCTCTTTTGACAGCGGGGAGTCTCGGACCGCCATCAAAATGCTGTGCAGCCTGCCGGATTACCAGCAGCGGTCCCAGCGACAGCGGTCGTCATGGCGCATGTCCCAATAGCGGCGCTCCTGCTCGTGGCGCCAGTGCCAGTCGCGGCGGGCCTGCCAATAGCCACCATCGCGGTAGCCATCGCGATATCCGTCCCGGTGCCAGCCGTCGCCGTAACGGGCTTCCCAGCCATGGCGCGGGCCCCATTCCTGGGCGCTTGCACTCGAAGCCATGCCCAGCGTTCCGAAAAGAGTTGCAGCCATCACAGCTGCCGTGATGATCTTGCGCATGTCCCTTACTCCATCGAAGTTCTGTGATCAGCTCTAGGAGGAGTCGATTGAACGGGGCGTGGCTCTGTTGATTTTATATGTTCATCTTGGGGGAGGAGATATTGGCGCGCAGCGCGTTTTACCCCCGCGTTTTTGGCGGATCAGGCCGGTTTTGTCCTTGGGGCGGATGCTGAAACGTCAGGGCGAGCTTCCGTTCGATGGAACAGATGGAGCAGCAAGGCCAGCGTGGCGAGGCTGCCGCCCAGCATTCCCACACCATGCCATCCCGCCGCCTGCCAGACGGTCATCGCCAGTGCCGATCCCAGCGCTCCGCCCAGAAACATGCCGCCCATAAACAGCGTGTTGAGCCGGGCGCGGGCCTCGGGCCGCAGCGCATAGACGCTATGCTGGTGCGAGATCAGCGCGCCCTGCACCGCCAGATCCAGCACGATGCAGCCGATCGCCAGCCCCGCCAGCCCATGCGACAGGCCAGCGATGGCCCAGCCCAGAATGGTCAGGATCGTGCCGGCCGTGATGGCGGCGCCCGGCCCGCGCCGGTCGGCCAGATGGCCTGCCAGAGGTGCCGCGAAAACACCCGCCGCGCCCACGATGCCGAACATGCCCGCCACCGAAGAGCCATGGCCCAATTGCTGCACATAAAGCGCCAGAATGCTCCAGAAAGCGCTGAAGGCGGCAAAAAGCAGGGCCTGTGTCAGGGTGGAGCGGCGCAGCACCGGCAGATCGCGCCACAGATGCCACAGCGAACCGAGCAATGCAGGATAGGACGGCCCTTTCTCCGGGCGGGAATGAGGCAGGGCTGCCTGCAGCACGCCGCCCGCCACGATCGCCAGCGGCACGCCCAGCCAGAACATGCTGCGCCATCCGGCCTGCTGCGCCACAAAGCCCGCCAGCGTGCGGCTGAGCAGAATGCCCAGCAGCAGCCCGGCCATCACCTTGCCGATCACCGCGCCGCGCCGGGCGGGCGGGGCCATATGCGCGGCCAGCGGTACGATCTGCTGCGCCACCGTGGCCAGTGCCCCGACCGCCAGCGAACCCAGCAGCAGCGCCGATCCCGAGGGCGCCAGCGCCGCCCCCGCCAGCGCCACGGCCAGCGTGAGGAACTGCGCCACGATCAGCCGCCGCCGCTCGACAAGATCGCCCAGCGGCACCAGCAGGAACAGGCCCAGCGCATAGCCCAGCTGTGTGATGGTGGGCACGAAGCGGGCGGCGGTGCCGGGCAGATCGCCTTCGATCAGGCCCAGCATCGGCTGGTTGTAGTAGATGTTGGCCACCGCCAGACCGGTGGTGGCCGCCATGATGATGGTCAGGCCCGAGCGCAGGGGCTGCGTTGCGGGGGCGTTCATGCTGTCACCGTGCGTTCGGCCAGTTGCGCCAGCGTGGGATAATCGGTGTAGCCACGCGCATCGCCGCCGAAGAAGCTGGCCGGATCGCCTTCATTCAGCGGGGCGTCGAGGCGCAGCCTTTCGGGCAGGTCGGGATTGGCCAGAAAGGGGCGGCCAAAGGCGATCAGATCGCCGCGACCATCGGCCAGCGCCTGCTCGGCATTCCAGTGCGTGTAACCGCCCGCCAGAATGATCGGGCCGGAAAAGGCGGCGCGGATGTCACGCATCAGGGCCTGCGCGCGCGGATCGGTTTCGGTGGCGATTTCGCGGCCTTTCACCGTGGGTTCGACCAGATGGAGATAAGCCAGATCGCGCTTGTCCAGTTCGGCGATCACATGGTGGAACAGCGCTTCGGGATCGGCCTCATCCATGCCGAAGGACTTGCCCATAGGGGAAAGGCGCAAGCCCACACGCTGGCTGCCGATGGCGGCGCTGACGGCGTCGACCACCTCCAGCAGCAGGCGGGCGCGGTTTTCAGGGGCGCCGCCGTAGCGATCGGTGCGCCAGTTGCTGGCGCTGTTGAGGAACTGGTCGAGCAGATAGCCATTGGCGGCGTGGATTTCCACCGCATCCAGCCCGGCGGCGATGGCATTGCGCGCGGCCTGCACATAATCGGCCACGATCAGCTGAATGCCGGCGATGGTCAGCGCCTGCGGCTCGGGAATGTCGGCATAGACGCCCTGGCCGTTCTCGCCCGGGATAAAGGCTTTGGCGGGCACCGGCATGGCAGTGGGGGCCACGGGGCGGGCGCCGCCCGGCTGGAAAACCGTGTGCGAGACGCGGCCTACATGCCAGAGCTGCATGGCGATGCGTCCGCCTTCCTGATGCACGGCATCGGCCACCTTGGCCCAGCCTTCGATCTGGGCCTGCGTGTGGATGCCGGGGGTCCAGGCATAGCCCTGTCCCTGCTGGGAAATCTGGGTGGCCTCGGTGATGATCAGCGCGGCGGAGGCGCGCTGCCGATAATATTCGATGGCCAGCGGAGAGGGCACATTCCCCGCAGCGGCGCGCGAGCGGGTGAGCGGTGCCATGACGATCCGGCTGGGCAGATCGAGTGCGCCGATGCGGGTGGGGGCGAAAAGCAGATCAGACATGAGGGGCACTCCGTTGGGACGGGGCCTTGCGGGGCGGCGTCCGGGTTGATGTGCATCATCTGCCCCGCTTTGGATTGTATGATAATCGGCTTATTATCGTGATAATCTTTGCAGATTGCGCAAAGATCAAAGCGCGCGGTCCCAATAGGGTGGCGTGCCGAAACGCGCCGCCAGAAAATCGACAAAGGCGCGCACTTTCGCCGAACCCTTGCGGTCGGGCAGGTAGAGGGCGTGGATGCCGCCCTCCGCTGTCGGGGTCA
The Novosphingobium terrae DNA segment above includes these coding regions:
- a CDS encoding MFS transporter, whose translation is MNAPATQPLRSGLTIIMAATTGLAVANIYYNQPMLGLIEGDLPGTAARFVPTITQLGYALGLFLLVPLGDLVERRRLIVAQFLTLAVALAGAALAPSGSALLLGSLAVGALATVAQQIVPLAAHMAPPARRGAVIGKVMAGLLLGILLSRTLAGFVAQQAGWRSMFWLGVPLAIVAGGVLQAALPHSRPEKGPSYPALLGSLWHLWRDLPVLRRSTLTQALLFAAFSAFWSILALYVQQLGHGSSVAGMFGIVGAAGVFAAPLAGHLADRRGPGAAITAGTILTILGWAIAGLSHGLAGLAIGCIVLDLAVQGALISHQHSVYALRPEARARLNTLFMGGMFLGGALGSALAMTVWQAAGWHGVGMLGGSLATLALLLHLFHRTEARPDVSASAPRTKPA
- a CDS encoding alkene reductase; this encodes MSDLLFAPTRIGALDLPSRIVMAPLTRSRAAAGNVPSPLAIEYYRQRASAALIITEATQISQQGQGYAWTPGIHTQAQIEGWAKVADAVHQEGGRIAMQLWHVGRVSHTVFQPGGARPVAPTAMPVPAKAFIPGENGQGVYADIPEPQALTIAGIQLIVADYVQAARNAIAAGLDAVEIHAANGYLLDQFLNSASNWRTDRYGGAPENRARLLLEVVDAVSAAIGSQRVGLRLSPMGKSFGMDEADPEALFHHVIAELDKRDLAYLHLVEPTVKGREIATETDPRAQALMRDIRAAFSGPIILAGGYTHWNAEQALADGRGDLIAFGRPFLANPDLPERLRLDAPLNEGDPASFFGGDARGYTDYPTLAQLAERTVTA